ATGTGCAGCCCAAAGAGTGGCTTGCCATAAACTCGCAGATGTCTCGCCAGAGCCGCACTTCCTCATAGCCCAACGGTTGCTCCCAGCGATCGCACAAGTCACGGCACCAAGCCTCACCGTCCTGCACATCCAAGCAATGAGCAGGCAGGCAGCCATAGTGGTGGCGATCGCCCGCAGCCGTGTAGATGATGTAAGCCCAGCCGCCACCAACGTAGATACAGATCTGCCAATTTTTGTAAGCAGAGCAGCATGAGAACGCTTTAGCATCTTCGATTCGTAGCGGCGAGGAAGAGACCATTACTCATTGCCTCCTCTGATCTTGTGCATCGCCTCAAACAAAAGCCGTCCTGACTGTCGGGCATCACAAGTGGGGTGGTGAACGGGTAACTCATCCTCCAGCCTTGGATATTTTTCTAAGGGGTTGAGTCCTGCCACCTGTAATACGGTCGCGATCTCCATCAATGGATATGGACCAGTCCAGCATCGATCCCGCCAATCATCCCGAACACATGCGGAGAGGAAATTGGCCTCCACAGGCCAACCGCAGTCAGCCCAGAGTGTTGCATTTTGAGTTCTCCAGCTCATCCATTTCTCCCAAAAAGCTTGTCGAACATCTTTGGAAGAATTGCAGTTAAGTCCAGGCAAATGAGGTTCGACGTTCTCTTGTATCCACTTGCGATCGCTGCCCGCTCCTACTGCCAAGTCGCTATCGCAGGCAAAATAACCGGAGTCGATTTCCCAGCCGCACTCATCAAGCACAACAAATCCGACTGCATATCCTTCTCCATGCAGGCCAACTGATTCGACATCAAAAACCATTACTGCAGGCATTGCGTATCAGCTCCAATAAATCCAATCTTTCTTGTTAGGAAAAGTTCTGGGAAGCAAGTTGCACCGCTGAACTTTGCCCCCTTGCGCCAAACATCTCAGGGTGTCGGAGATGGTTCTCTCCTTGAACCGCTGGAACTCAGGGAGCGATCGCAGCTCTGACGGTCTAAATGGCTTGCCAGGGTGCGATCGCAGGAACTTAGGAAGAGTGGTATCGAGGCCCATACTCAGAACGGAATGTCATCGTAATCGGGAAGGGTCGGATCGTAGATGCTGGGTGGAGGTGGCGGCGAAGGTCTCCACGGTTTCTCGTCGTTTCGAGTCTTGAAGGCCCGCTCACATTCCCAAGGGAAGTAGAACAAGTCAGGGGGAGTGATTGTCCAGGCTTCTAACCGCCAATGCCCCTGGTAGTCGGATTGAACCTGCCACTCGATTGGGATGAGCGATCGCCGATCAAAGCGAACAAGCGGGAAATAGTTGCTGTGCATGGCGCACCAAATTAATTTCCAGAGCATCACATCCACTCCAAAACATCACTCAAAGGAACGTCGGCATAGAGGGTTTGACCGTTGCGCTCATAGGCCACTCGCACATAGGTGACGGTGCCAGCGATCGCGCCAAATTGAGAATTGAACAGGATTTTGAGAGGTAGTTCTTCAGTCTTGGCTGGAGTTGCGATCGCCACCTCCACCTCTTCCGCTTTGTCATCAACAGGGGGCTGAACTGTAACCGCTTGAGAGCCAAAGGGCTTGAACTTATCGCAGCTGCCGTTCTCCTGTGCCCAATCGCGGGTAGCAGCGCAAGACCAGTTCTCACCTTTGGTGCCACAGGTGAACTCGCTGCCGTCGCCAACGAGATGCCGATGCTGGCAGCTCTTGCAGGATTGCTGAACCGGGAAAGCTTCAACGATGGGCTTGGGTTCAGAGAGTGGGTATCCAGGGTGAAGCATTTGCTTCTCGGGTGGCAGTGGGCAGCGCTCCAGATACTTTTTGTATTTGCGCTCCCAGGCTTGCCACGCTTCACGACGGCCTAAGGGATAGAAGCTGAACGCTGGGTGGGCTGTGCGCTCGACTGCGAACTGATTGCGGTATTTGTGGGTTGGGCGGTGCTCGACTCGCTCGGCAATTTGACCGTAGAGGCTGAACAATTCCTCTAGGCTGGGGATTTCTTCCTGGACTGGGGGCGATCGCCTCTCAGCAACTTCTTGAACGTGAGCGGCGGTAACTTTGCCGTTGGGGGCAGTTTCTACAGCTTCTTCCCAGGCTTCACGCTGCTGCTCTGGCTCCAGCTTGGCGAGGGGGCGAAGGTGGCTTTCTCGGATTTGTCCGATTTCCCCAATTGGGGAAATGTTGCGCTCAATTTTGGCGGCTTCCAATTCCCGGTAGAGCTGGGATTTGCTCTCGCCAAATTCGGCCATAACGCACTCGCGCCAACTGTTGTAACCGAGCGCTTTCCAGCCTTCACGCTCATGCAGGTCAAGTAAGAGTTTGCGAGTGTTTTCCAGGTGGCCTTTGATGGAATCAACGCAATCGCGGGCTTCTTGCTCAGCCATCATCACCACGGCTGGTGTGGGGGCTGTGGCTTCTAGCTCGCTTCTCAGGTCGCTGATTACTTCGTCTAGAGCGTCGGGTTGTGGAGTGGGGGCGATCGCCTGCTTCGGAACAAACTCAGCCCTAGTGCCAGTTAGAACCAACTCTCGCTTCCGATACTTAACCGACTGGCCAGCATAGCCGTTAGCAAAGCCGCCACCTTTGGCTACAGGAAGAGTTTTGTAGGTGTAAACAGGCTCAGTCCATTGCGATCGCTCAACAACCTGAGTGGCATTTACTTCTAAGGTTTTGAGACCTTTTGAGCAACTACCAGTCACAACCCATTCCCGACCGTCCCAATTAATTACGCCTTTGATTTTGTTTTCTGCAAGAGCCTGACAGGAGTTGAGTTCGCCAAAGCTCTCTAGTTCAACTTGACTAACCTCAAAAATCTCTCTGGATTCCTCTTCTGCCTCCTCAATGCCTGGGATGGTCATCTGGGGAGGCTGGTTAGCTGCGATCGCAGCCTCAACCTGGTCAATCACTTCCTTCGCATGGCTGAGAATACCTTCACTATCTGAATAGTCAAAGTCGTTCTCAGTTGGCTTGCCCCAGGAATTCTCCCCTTTGAAAATATCTACAGCCACGATGCCGCCATTGGGTATTGCCAGTGCAATGCCCCAGCCTCGATACTCTTCTGCGATGTCGCGAGGGTCAGAAAACTCCGTTGAGTCAGTGAAGTCATATTTGGCAAGGACGGATTCTGGCGTAACTGGAGCAATGACGGTGCAGCGCTTTAGAAAGCCGTTGTTGACCACGATCGCTAATCTGTGGATGCCATCGGCTGGGTAAATCTCGCGGTACTGCTCATCAATCTCCGCGATGGGAGGCAGCTTGATCTCACCCTCTACCTGGAGGTACGAGGTGCCATCTGAAGACGAACGCTCTTTGATTTCGCCTGTAGCTAACCGAGTTCGACCAAAGCTGGACTGCGGGAACTGCACGCGATCGCCAACCTTCAGCTCCAGAACTGGGGCTACCTCCTCTTCTGGCTCATGCGTAGGAGCTACTTCCTCAGTTGGGATAGATTCAGGACGTTCCACAAACTCCACGCCTGACGCAAGGATAGACATCACCATCCGATCGCCGTCTGGCAAAACTAGAAAATCTTTTCCGTAGCAAACATCAGGGCCGCTCTCTGTAATCGTTGCCAGCTTCCCTACATTGCGAGGGGCTTCTACGATGCGAACGCGATCGCCAACCTTCAGCTCACGGGCAGCAACTGGCTCAGACTTAGAGACCAATTTCTCAAGCATTTCTGGCTTAAACCGACCCTTGCCAGGTTCAAGGGCGATGCTATGAGCCAAATCTGGATCAACCTTGGTGACTACGGAAACTAAGCCCTGGCTATATCCCCGTTTCACTCGAACCCGATCGCCCACCCTCAGCTCAGAAGTCTCGATCGCAACTTCTTCTGCCTCTTGCTCCTCAGGGCTTTCCAACCGCTCTAGCCACTCGCGATAGAAGTATTGCTTCTCACCTGAATCGGTTTCTACGTTGACGATTGTTGCCCGCACTCTGCAAACAACCCCAGTTTTGCCAGTGAGGTGTTTCACATGGTCTGCCGCTTCAAGAATGCGAACGCGATCGCCCACTTTCAGGTCTCTGGCTCCGCCGGAAACCAGTGGTGTATGTGCCCGCTCTCCTGCATCTGAATCAGCTTCCTCACTCTGAGGATTGCTAGATTTCGTCTTACCAGTGTTTCGCTGATGCCCGACCTTTCCGCCAGATCGGGTGCCGCTAGTCCGGGATTGGCTTTCACTGCTTCCAGTGTTTTCTGGGCTGATGGGCTCAAGGGTCGTTGTCGTGCCATAGTCGTCCATTGTTCGTAACTCCAAAATTGTTGTGGTGTGCGGTGATGAGGGACTAACGGTGCCTGTCAACCTCATCGGCTATGTGGCCCATCCAGGCGA
This region of Trichocoleus desertorum NBK24 genomic DNA includes:
- a CDS encoding winged helix-turn-helix transcriptional regulator; the encoded protein is MARQRPLSPSAQKTLEAVKANPGLAAPDLAERSGISETLVRRNLAILRVRKLIQMQESGHIHHWFPAEPET